agaagacgaatgaagaagaagaagacgaaggaagaagacgaagaaggaagaagacgaagaagaagaagaagaagacgaagaagaagaagaagaagaagaagaagaagaagaagacgaaggaAGAAGACGAAGGAAGAAgcgaaggaagaagaagaagaagaagaaggaagaagaagaagaagacgaagaagaagaagaagaagacgaaggaagaagaagaagaagacgaagaagaagaagaagaagaagaaggaagaagaagaaggaagaagaagaagagaagaaggaagaagaagaagaagaagaagaagaagaagaaggaagaagacgaagaatgaagaagaagacgaatgaagaagacgaagaagaagaagagaatatTACCGTTAATTTAAGCAAACTGATTCAGCAATTTGAGGGAGTGAAGTTGTAATTTGAGGTCACAGTTTACACCGACGCGTTTATTTCAGGTAGCGGCGTTTGAGTCACGTGATCAGAATGAAGCGCCGCTGCTAAAGGAACGCGTCCGTGCCGGCGGCGTGCGCAGCCTCTCTGGGTTTTTTTGAGGAACAATTATCAAAACGTTCTCCGGACTTTTGGCTTCCTAAAAATCTAATTAgatcacaacaaacaaaaacaaaaacttctaATAAAATCACTTCCTAagatgaattaaataaaatgaccacaaaatGTACGTTTTCGTCGTCGTCGACAAACTCAACCATTGCACAGCATTCAAACCCAAACGCTCTCCATGGGataataaatatacacatgCAGATATACAAGTCAGGCCGCCAGAGACTCGCTGTGTTCCTgtagaggaggagctgaggttTCAGGGGTTCAGGAAACTGTGAGGGATCAACGAGGACGCTCGGGGGCCCGGAGGCTCGGGGGCCCCGCCTGCTGGAGGTTCAGGACGTGCACAAGAAAAAACTATTCATCTGAGAACGTTTTGACCGCAGCTTCTCAccatttaaacaaaacacacatgatcCAGGAACTGAGGAGCCACAGGAACTGAACCAGGAAGTAACGGCTCCTTCAGTGTGTTCTCATGAGGTTTAAataaactgaaccaaaacagccGGGTTAGAGACGAACTGCTGTGATGTTTGAATGCCGAGGTGGCCGGCCGTCACGCTGTCTGAGTTGTTGCAGAGCGTCCGGCGCCGTCTCATCGTTAAAGTTCCTGagatcctaaaaaaaaaaaaaaaaaaaaaaaaaaaggttcctGGAAAAGTTCCCGCAGTCAAAAAGGGATCGAATGTCTCGGGGCCACCAGAAGCCAGACGACCATACTGATGGTTTTACACGTTTGACTGTCTTGTACACTTTCATTTCCCCCCACACATCAGCTGGCAGACTAAACCCTCTGCAGAGTTCTGCTGTGGGTGCAGGTTTGTATTGAACTGACGCAGCGTCAGGACCACGAGGAGGAATCCATCTCTCCGAGCGCCCTTCGAGTTTTTGCATCAAGTTAAGGCAAATGACAATCTGGGCTACAATTTCCATATTAGAAAAATTCAGTTGGTAGAAAGTCAGAGCGTCTTTGAACGCACCACTGTGGAGAGCAGCGTCCGGGCCCAGCGGCTCCAACAATTAGTCCATTCATTGATTCgtcaatggacagaaaattaatcggcaacaaCTTTGATAAGGTGTTAACGGTTTACGTTAAATCTGAACTTTGTCTTGTAGTgaactgaatgtgtgtttggggggttTGGGGGGTTTTTGGACTGCTGGCCAGATAAAAACGAGAGATTTGAAGGAATGggaacattttatagaccaaacaattaactgataatgaaaacattcattagttgactgtgatggattatcAATTAACGGGAAGTCCTTCGTCACTGAGCTGAAAGCAAACAGCAGATGATTTGGTGAACTGGAGGAAAGGTGACAAAATCTGTTGTTAAAACAGGCAAAACCAGCAAAACCAGCAGTACGGTCGCGTCGGGCTTCACTGCGGAAATGAACCCAGACTTCATTTTGTCGCCCGCGGCGGCCACGACATCATCCGTCAGTTTGACGTCACAggacaaaaataacagaattcACATCACGAGAGAGTCGACGCTCTTCCACGAAACGTCAGACTTCTCGCGGCGTCGCATCGGATACTGTTCTTCACCTCTTTCCGTCCTGATAATCCAAACCAGGATCAATACTGGTGCCTCCTCGTGTGGCTTTGTACAATTCATAGTCTATAACGGGACACCTGAGCCttaaactaaaaacaacaaaccaaaagagaaaaagaaaaaacagcagcatttcaCCGACAACAtccctctctcaaaacctcacACTGACTCTGAAGGGCGGGCGAGAGACGCGGGGCGAGCGCGAGGTAAAACAAGTCTGAATCCGGAGGAATGACGAGGGTTTCACTTTACAGATACGCACACATcagttcttttttctttttttttttgtctttccaggGTTTGAGGTAACCAGGACCGCCACAGACGTGCGCGCGGGGCGGCGGGCGAGGgctgcaaacaaaaacacactcttcAACAAACACTCAATAAattaaggaaaaaaacaaaactaaacaccatctgttcctcttcctctctccgcTGGTGGGACACAACGGCGAGGAAGTcagcaggaaaagcaaaatGTCCACGTGGCGTTACGGTAAAACACGTCGAGATGGGAAAAAGCAGTCAATGACcgttttgaaaaataaaatttttttaCTCAAAACACTTAAAGTCACAACTTCCTGTCataattttcaaaaataataataataatttgcgATCCAACAGTCTGCTGACATCAGACTTTAGAAACAACTGCGGGGAATGACTTCCTGCTCCGTTCAGCTTTGTATCCTGATTAAACTCTCGCTGAATGTGGCAGGTTtctaaactaaaacaaaagaagaagaagaagaagaagaagaagaagaagaagaagaagaggtcaCGGTGGTCAAACAGTGCCGATCCAGGACCAAAACAACTCGGCGGGAGGAAAAGACAACGACGAAGCTAACGGCGCGCGGGGAACCAGCGGGGGAACGGTGGTTAAAACCTGCTACATCTGTTAGATTGCATTATTATCGCCGCGTCGACGCACGAAGACGCCGCGCGGACGAAAACACAGTGAGTGATGTGTTcaaatgcagttaaaaaaaaacataaagagaAAACCTTGGAGGTGTTTGGCGGTTAGCGGCGTCATGTCATTTGGCGGGTTATAACGTCACGTTTGGGGAGCTTGTGACACACCGATCCCGTGCGTGGTCGAACAGCAAGCGTCCCAAAATCCGGATTAAATTAAACCATATTGCACAGGGCTGGAATGACTTCAAAAATCTAAGCAACACGTCTACCAAACAATTAAAACCGTTATGTCTTAATGTCTCTAACAACGATGGAAAATCCAATGAAGTACCGAGTTCAGTTACTTTCCTCTCTCTTATTCCTCAGAGACTTCAGCAGCATGTTGTTTTAATTCAGCACCGAAAACGCCTCGAGCATCAGCTGTTTGGgtcgtttaaaaaaaaaaaaaaaaatgaagcagTAGTTTTCATATTCTGGAAACTTCGCAGAtttgaaggggaaaaaacagcgAGGTGTTCAAGAGGAGCTCGGGTGGGTCGGCTGTTTCCCCGCCTCGTCTCGCCGggtgaacagaaagaaaaaagaaaaaggaaagaccCAAATTCTTCGGTATTTTCAGATGCCACGGCCAATGAAATCCTTCCTCAAACTGCTGTCGCTCctcaggaagaggaggaggaggagcgttcatctctcctccttcctggACACCTTGGAGGAGTGCCATGCAGTGGACCTGAAGACACAAGAGCAGGCAAcgtttattttattcattttatatttgttttattcatctGTTAAAGTGATTCAGAACTAAGTACATTAACTCAAGTGCTGAAGTActaatttgaggtacttgtagcATTctattcagattcagatttttgcTGCTATAAATTAAACTCCAACAGTTTATACGAgttcagctgaaacgattaatcgactgacaggaaatgaatcagcagctgttttgatgtttggagtcgtttctcctgtaaatcccttcctggctgcagctcctcagatgtgcagatctgctgcttttcctctgaacgactgtaataactgtgatgtttgttaataacgccgagctttggactgtcggtcggacacgacgacacgctgaaggcgtcgctttgggctctgggtcgtcgtgacggcgtttctcaccgttttcaccagttttccaaaccgatcgatcgatcgacggatcgacggagaaaagaatcggcagatggatccagaatgaaaagcatcatcagctgcagtccgatacaaaccggttcaacatgagctccagctccaccagctgcagcagcaacatcctgctttacattaatgcacgaggaataataacctgatgatagaatatataacagcacagcagccacagggacgctgcactgctttaatgctttaagggctttttcctgatcacactcgcACACTTTCACttgtatttgtacagcgtggCGTTAGATACTGGATATCttagtacttcctccaccacacGTCCACGTACAGGTAAAAATACACTTCACCTTCAGCACACGCGCCGTCTACATGCTGAAATGTCCCTGTGGTCTGTTTCTGTTGGACAAACTACAGAAGATTCTCGTATCTGAACGCAAAACACAGCTGAAGCTGTAGCTGGACattatgctaacatgctaacgaCGGCTGATTAAAAAGGTCCGGAGAGCAGAAGACGTGTCTCCCTCTCCCGGAGGTGGAGACGACATCGACTCTGCGCACCGCGGAGACTTCCAGGTGACCGTGTGTGCGTTTGTCCACGAACGCGTCGACGCTGTGACTGATCCAGGCCCTTTGTTTGCCTTTGGAAGGTAACGGATTTGATTTGTTGACTCAGAGCTAACAGAAGAAGTTAAACTAACTCGGTGCAGACCGAGTGAAGCGAAGGACTGAAACAAAATGCTGCAATATGAggctcctcctctccctcacctgATGAAGGTCTTGAAGGCGGCACTCTGAGGGTTGATGCACAGCGGCACCCGTTTGCCCTGCTGGTGCTCCGTGATGAAGCGATGGATTAACTCTGACGTTGGGACAGAAAAGGAGATGATCAGGATTTATAAGATCACGGCTGGTTGTTGGACCAGGAAATGACTCGGCGCCGTACCTTTTCCCTGCCACACGGACAGCAGACTGTTCTCGTAGCTGTGGCTGAACGGCCGCTCGGCGACCGGCTCGAAGTCCCGGGTGTAAACCCGCCCGCTGGGAACAGAGTAGCAGCACTGACACATGCAGGTGTGGTAGCGCAGACGCCCTTCGTCCAGGTACGGGTGGGAGAGGGCGTCGCTGCCAGAAATCCTTTTCGCctggagagaaaacacacaagagaAGACAGCCGCTAACACGTGCCGATCCAGAAACGTGCGAGTCTGGGATTTTAGTCGCCGACAGTTAAAAAcagttgcttttattttgcCAGCTGGCGACTTTCACCCCATCGggtcaacaaaaacacagacaatgaCAAAAGCTGGAGATCGAGTGAACTCACGGGATCAAAGACCAGCATCCGGCAGAGCAGGTGCACCGCCTCGTGCGTGGCTCCGTCAGACAGCATGTAGAGCACCGACAGCGACGGCTGgggaccaaaaacaaaacacttcctTTCATCAGTCTGTCCGAAGACCGGACGCCTCACGTGTCTCATCCAATCACAGGCCGTCTGAAGgaaatacttttgtttttactttgggGACGAGCTCGTCAGATGGGACAGATCCGCGTTAAATACGGTTTCTTCATAAAACTCTGGCCTCACGTTACTTCCAGTGAGTTCCAAGCAGTAAATTTGGCAAAAAGAGAGCACTGATCGATAATCAGTATTGGCAAATAACCTGAGCTCAAGTATCTGACACTTAATTCCCAGTAGAAGTTGATGTGTCAATAATGAAACTGTTTTCTGATCAATAAAAAAAGCTGCAGACGAGGAGCTGACTGTCTCTGCTGCCCCCTGGTGGCCAAAGGTCGACACGGCAGCTTTAAGCTCTGATTATGTATGGTTATTAAACATTGATATGGGCTTCAAGAGCCCAATATTGATCAGGtgacagcatgctaacatggagCTAACagacaatttttaaaattaaaaaacaaaaagagcttTTGCATATTTCTACAGTTTAACAAAAGagtgtaacaaaagagtttcctctcggggatcaataaagtatttgtgaTTCTGATTAAACCAGAATCAAGCTGCTCTAATCAGAGGCACGTGCAGGGGGGGAGGCCTGTCCAGCCCTTAGAGGGAAACAAAGATGCAATCATTCACATCTGAGGTGGGTCGCAGTGGAAAAGGCTGCATTCAAATCCTGGACTGACTTAATAAAACCGCCCGGGTTAATACCAGGTTTGTTTTCCAACAGCCGGTTTCACTTTGGATCCAGTTCCAGTTGGACAAAATGTCCAGATTCACTAAactcagacacaaacaaacctcTTATCTAACCTTCAGTCTCCCCTCCTGCGTGTTTTATTagcaacataaaaaacatgtaGCTAACGTCAGCAGGCTGCCAGGCCACACGACGATTACATCGACTGTGGCTAATTAAGGTGCACGTGTAGCGGCCCGGCGCGCCGGCGTCCGTGCAGCCAAAGACAGCTCGCCAGGGGAAAGAGGCTTCGCTCTGTAACACAACATGGCGTTTCTGCAGAAGAGGCTGGCAGAGGCGCTGAAGAACAGAAGCAGGTATTTTTGGTGGTAGTGTTGGTGGTGGATTCAGTGCGAGCAGACCACACAGTCACGTACCGGTTTGTGCGGCCCCCTCAGGATGTGGGCTCTGGCTCCTTCGCAGGCCGACGCCAGGGCCGACAGAGGAGGCGTTCCCAGCAGGTCTGTGATCAGATCCAGCTGGAACAGAccgggggaggggaggaggagggggcagaAAGTGGTGGGAGAAGTTTTCTTTTAGTATCACATGCCTGCGTGTTCTGCGAGGCGCGCTGTGACAAGACCCACACGGCGTCCTCGATAGAACACGAGCTTCCTGTTTGCTTCCTGTCGCTAGCTCGCACCACGGCCACGGAACGTACCAGATTCTGATTGGACGGAGGAAGCGGTGACCTCATAGCTTCTGGTATTAACTGTCACCCGACCGCGGCTCCTCCATCCTGCCGGAGCAGCTGAGCTACATTCATTGCGAGTTTGATGAGGAACATTACGAAGTATAGCGTTCATTAGTcgatcatttatcaagcaaaaatgccaaatattgtCTGGTTCTGGCTTTTTAAACGTGAGGGTCGAGTAAGCTGAACATGAAAGCGTCACTTTGGGCGGCGGGAATACAATCggactattttctgacattttatagaatgAATCGGCAAAGTGAGCGAGAGATGAATCAATGAAACCGATTGGTTGGAGCTAGAAACAGCTGAAGCCACACCAACAGTGCTGACTCCACTGGATCAAACGAAGCGAACGCACCGTGTGAGCGAGCTGAACCAGTCGGACGCTCCTTATCAATATTTTAAACGGAGGACAGTTTGAACGATCATTAAATACGTGACCTTTGCTGCGAGATGCTCGTTTCCCCTGAAGCTTAATGTCATAATTCATGAAAGTAATAATTTCTCTAACACTtcacagtgtgagtgtgttgtttgAAGTCAGGGAACAACGCGAGCAACAACTGGGCTTttctgaggaaaataaaaataaaattatacttCAAGTATTTTTGCAAATACTGGTCACTTACGGGGTTACAGCGCTGGAAAACAGAAGTGGTGTACACACTGATATTCTGTCAAACTTATAAAGTAGTTATGTACAGTTATAATATACAACAATAAGAAAGAGCATAATTagttttattcctctgtacATTTAAGTAGCAGCAGGAACGTAAACATCTCATTCATGCGACACAGCGACACGGAGAATCAGGAGCAGAAGCAGGAGAGGCTGCTCTGCATAACGAAACCCCGAGTCGGTGCTAAAAAGCGAGCGTCGGGTAAAAACGCCAGCTTCTCCGGGCGTAACACGAGCTCACCTGCTGGATGGGGCTCTGCGCCTGGAAGAGGATGCGTCGTCCCAGCAGCTCTGCGAAGATGCAGCCCACCGACCAGACGTCGATGGCCGAGCCGTAGTGTCGGCAGCCCATCAGCACCTCCGGCGCCCTGTAGTACTGCGTCACCACCTCCTGGGTCATGTGACGGGACGGGTCGGGCTCCTCCACCCGCGCCAAGCCGAAATCACAAATCTAACCAGAGACAAGAGTTCTGTTACAACCGTCACTGCAGGTGTGACTCCACCACGACACCGCCCTTCGCCATCTTTACATGCTTCTCATTCTCTCACGGCAACGGTATTTATTACGCAGGCTTTGCCGAATACTCGAtcctgattggtcaattacggcattcttcttctgttatttctgaatgaCAGACCGTTGCTGTGGACGCAGCTCTGATCACAGACTCTGGAGTCCAGTCGCATCAATCCGCAGGAAGAAGTCCcgcggcaaaaaaaaaaaaaaaaaaacagatttaaaaatgtttttgtttttttattaatatttggtgtcaagttattgattattattggTATCTGTGTAATAAGCGGGATAATGCACAGCGAGCAATAATGAccggctcgctgtacattatcccttacGTATCACGATACAGAAATTGTTCTGTAAGTTAAATTAAGAAAGGGTTTAAAATAACCGCACCTCGTCTCATTTGattctcttcttctgctctgtatttacagtttctctctcttcttctgctctgtatttacagtttctctctcttcttctgctctgtatttacagtttctctctcttcttctgctctgtatttacagtttctctctcttcttctgctctgtgtttacagtttctctctcttcttctgctctgtgtttacagtttctctctcttcttctgctctgtatttacagtttctctctcttcttctgctctgtgtttacagtttctctctcttcttctgctctgtatttacagtttctctctcttcttctgctctgtgtttacagtttctctctcttcttctgcggcGGTTGGCAAAGCAGCTCAGAGGTTGGAGAGCTCTCCCGTCACGTTCACGCGGCGAGTAGCCCTGCGTTACCTCGCGAGGCAGCCGCGAGATCCCGGCCCCGAATACGCAGCAGAGACGCTGAGGGACAGCTCCCGCAGTGGAACCGGTATCGCCAAATCTCCACCGGCGGACatatttccaccactgcacGGTATTTACCGCCATACCGCCCCGCCTGACGCGGAAACTTCATGTTTCACAATGCAACATGTTTGCGGAAGCAGTTAATTCTTCAAAACATCTTGTGAAGTAAAAGATTCTTttgtggtaaaataaaaaacgtgtccttttatttatttaataaaaaaggaCATTCAAGACATAATGCACGATAGGTCTGGCGGGCGCCACGATGGGATCCTGTTCTCGGCCCGatactctgctgctgcttgggAAACACACGGAGGTATTTCTCTCTCGTTTACCTTCAGCAGGCAGTTGCTGTTGACCAGCAGGTTTCCGGGTTTGATGTCTCTGTGCAGGATCCCGGCAGAGTGCAGGTACTTCAAAcctgcaagaaaacaaacacatttctccTTTTTCCTGGACTCTCGCTCACAAACTGCGTCACTCTCTAACTCCAGTTTCCCGGAGGACATTTAAAACGTCTCCACCTCAATGTGTAATTAAGAAAATCGCCACTTTTGGACGATTTTCCAAGTCAATACCAAATTAAATTCACGGAGGACAAACATTTCAATTGTGAAATACTATTGTGGAGAGCTGAAACATTTTTGCCTCAGTACTGTAGAAATAAATGTACGACTTTTAACGATATAACGAATCATTTGAAGGAAGGCCGTTGCAGCTTTAGCCAAAACTATTCAATAAACTAATTAAGTGACTGATAGAAAACTAACCTGCAAATATTTTGGTATTTCAGTCTTTTGTCAAAGTAAATTGCCGTCGACATTCTCTGCTTCCTGCTCCTCCGATGTGAATACTTCCTGCTTCTCTTTGTAAATtaaatctctttgggttttggacaaaacaagctatttgatgTCATAAGATGTCACTTTAGGAAAGTgcgatgagcatttttcactattttctgacattttaaagaccaaacaaTCAGTAAGGAAATTAATCAACAGAGTAATAGATGACGACAACAAGCGTTAGCTGCAGccccacacacaaatatattttaataactgtAAATATCGTTCATCCGGGCAAACACTCCGCTCCTGCTGAGCCGACGGTGGCCGCTCACCTCGGAGGATCTGATAGAGGAAGACCTTGATGTGGTCGGTGGTGAGAGGCTGGGGAGACACGATCACTTTGTGGAGGTCGCTCTGCATCAGTTCTGTTATCACGTATCTGCGGGGCGGTTGGCTGTCAAGGAAACACAAGCCGACGCGCGGGCCGACCTCCGCCTACACGCACACGCCGCAGCTCCGAGCACAGGTCTCGTTTTCGCCTCGTTGGACAAGTgtcaacaaaacagaaagaaagagtgtcGTGTCAACTACTCATATTAAATACTCAGCGGCGGCCGGCCTCGCGTCTGCAGCCATGAGCTGGATTTAGACCAGCGGAGAGAAGCTAAATTAAGTGAATACAAAAAAAGGAGGACATGACAGGGacaattaaaaaagaagagaaactgGGACGCAAGGTGTGAGGAAGCACGCGTGTGCCAGAGGTGAGAAGCTGTGCTGGAAACGGCCGTGAATTCTGTCTGTGTGACGATAATATTAAACAAATCGAGGCTGCGCACCAAGACGAGATTCTGACTTCAGATCAGTTGtgtttacagatttttttaaaaacaaaaaggatacATTTCCTCGAAGCAGTCGATTTGTGGAGGCTGCAAAATGTCCAGAGCTGACAAAACCTGCACGGACAGAAAAAAACCATTTAGTCCTCCTTCTCACCTGTGATCCCACCTGTGATCCCACCTCCCATCTGCTTCCCCTTTGATTAGTCATTACGTTGTCATGTTTGAAGAAGCACAGCATCCTCAGCTCTCTGAAGACCCTCTTACAGGAGACCAGGTTCTGGAAGACGTTGGGCATCTTCTTCAAAGCCACCTTGCGACCGTCACGCGGATCGGTAACTGACCTGCGTGGAAAAAAAATCGAGAATCGCAAGGTAGTTCAGACACACGTTCCCTTCAAGAAAAGTATTTTCCTGCGAGAGGTAGTTCAGACCGGGACATAAAATACGCAGAAAgctcgattaatcgtttgaggTATTTTCAATGCCGAACGTGTGCCGGTTCTAGGTcaacaaatgtgaggatttgctgcttttcttcatctTATATGATAGCAAAATGaacatatttgggttttggaccgttGGTCAGGCAAACAAGCATGGTGAAGACGTCACCGAGGGCTCTGGGAACCCGTGATGGACAGCTtgcactattttctgacatttatagacaaaacatttaatcgattgattgagagaataactggcagattagtcgataatgaaaataaaaatcagttgCGGCCCCTAAAATGTAGAAATTGAAATAacagtttctgtgtgttttagcCTATTTATTACAAACCACACTTTTCATCGCTGGTGATCATTTTGGGAATTGTTTTGCACCATCACCTGCCTCCATTAATGCCAAAGCACtgataaaaaaatcaatttaggAGGTTTTACACTTGGAGCTCGATACTCAGTTAATCACTTtgattgcatgtgtgtggtgaAGCAGTTTAAAGTGCAGATTGATTTGAAAGGACAATAATGcaaaatctgatgaaaatgCAGGCAGACGTGACGCCCCCCTGTGACGGGTAACTTGTTTCAAGTCTGTTTCGAGTCTctgcagaaatgaaatgaaactaatggctgcctggaagacgggaaacaccaccaccaccacctccacctcagCATGCTTCAGAGTCATGTGCAGTAGTGCGGGGTGTGCGTGTTCAGtagttaaaacatgcaaaaacaccgCTATGCTACTTAATAACGTGTGTTTACCAGACAACACCAAATGCGCCATAACCGATGGGGCGGTCCGGCTCCATCTCTGCGGGGCTGGGCACCTCGCTGGCCGGGTTGCTGTAGGGCTGAGGCACCGCTGCTCCGCCGCCGGTGCTCCCTCCGAGAGCTGTGGGGTGGCGAGGGGTCCCAGCCGGGGCAGTGGGTCCGGTCAGGCACGGTGTAGCGCTGAGGCCCGTGGAGGGGGCTCCGCAGGAGGAGTTGACACAGAAATACTTGTGGCCCAGCTCAGAGCCCGGAAACAAGTCTCCGCAGACGGTCTGCCGGCCTGCGCCGTGAAATGCCATCCTCCTTCTCACCAAAAACCCCCGTAACAGTCCGCTTCGTGCGCCCCCcaaagctgctgctgccgccCGGCTAGGCTCGCAGGAAACGCAGCCCCCCGCTCCGCATGATCCGTTAGTTTCCTGCGTGTGCAAACGGGGAAGGCTGAGCTGGAGGTGTAGCGTTAACGCCGCCGATGTAAACAAGCGAGCTCGATGCCAAGATGAAGAAAAGGCAGAGCTACTGTGTTAACGCTGCAGCCGGAGCCAGGCTAATTtatttagctagctaacacacacacattaaaagtCTGAAGCAAGTCGAGTTCAAGCACAGCTAAATTCATGAAACACATCCTGGATGCGGCGTGACAGCTAACGCACGAATC
This genomic interval from Siniperca chuatsi isolate FFG_IHB_CAS linkage group LG21, ASM2008510v1, whole genome shotgun sequence contains the following:
- the nlk1 gene encoding nemo-like kinase, type 1 isoform X1 — encoded protein: MAFHGAGRQTVCGDLFPGSELGHKYFCVNSSCGAPSTGLSATPCLTGPTAPAGTPRHPTALGGSTGGGAAVPQPYSNPASEVPSPAEMEPDRPIGYGAFGVVWSVTDPRDGRKVALKKMPNVFQNLVSCKRVFRELRMLCFFKHDNVLSALDILQPPQIDCFEEIYVITELMQSDLHKVIVSPQPLTTDHIKVFLYQILRGLKYLHSAGILHRDIKPGNLLVNSNCLLKICDFGLARVEEPDPSRHMTQEVVTQYYRAPEVLMGCRHYGSAIDVWSVGCIFAELLGRRILFQAQSPIQQLDLITDLLGTPPLSALASACEGARAHILRGPHKPPSLSVLYMLSDGATHEAVHLLCRMLVFDPAKRISGSDALSHPYLDEGRLRYHTCMCQCCYSVPSGRVYTRDFEPVAERPFSHSYENSLLSVWQGKELIHRFITEHQQGKRVPLCINPQSAAFKTFIRSTAWHSSKVSRKEER
- the nlk1 gene encoding nemo-like kinase, type 1 isoform X2, giving the protein MAFHGAGRQTVCGDLFPGSELGHKYFCVNSSCGAPSTGLSATPCLTGPTAPAGTPRHPTALGGSTGGGAAVPQPYSNPASEVPSPAEMEPDRPIGYGAFGVVWSVTDPRDGRKVALKKMPNVFQNLVSCKRVFRELRMLCFFKHDNVLSALDILQPPQIDCFEEIYVITELMQSDLHKVIVSPQPLTTDHIKVFLYQILRGLKYLHSAGILHRDIKPGNLLVNSNCLLKICDFGLARVEEPDPSRHMTQEVVTQYYRAPEVLMGCRHYGSAIDVWSVGCIFAELLGRRILFQAQSPIQQPSLSVLYMLSDGATHEAVHLLCRMLVFDPAKRISGSDALSHPYLDEGRLRYHTCMCQCCYSVPSGRVYTRDFEPVAERPFSHSYENSLLSVWQGKELIHRFITEHQQGKRVPLCINPQSAAFKTFIRSTAWHSSKVSRKEER